From one Luteolibacter sp. SL250 genomic stretch:
- a CDS encoding DUF4340 domain-containing protein produces MNKRQVIILWIVAAVLAASVALIKRGKENETKSATNRAAGQTLLESFPAGDVATIEIKGADSSVTLARKDGKWIVPQREDFPAKSNGVNSVNDLLRTVADLKIAQSMQAGPSFAARFGMDESSKDPKEHGINVIFKDSAGKELANLTVGKNIESAAGSGVPLAGGGSTGRFVRNHADDSGFYATSELFPSLSDQPKSWLAADEFLRIEKIQSISVTLPGKDEIAWKAVRNSEDAEFSLDGAADNEAIEPATANSLKSLLAYNRFDDVVPKADIEKRAVADQKRVAVIKTFEGITYTITFTPSKPDEKPASSNPEDPSPAAQDTFLVSVVVEADIPKERKKEEGEKPEDAKTKDEAFATRTKELNESLARVKSFAPYTFQVAKASFEQLLKDRATLTKPPEPQGQGAQAPQAGPQGGGFNLPPGMIVPGMGPSNQAVSEPVEAVTPPVSIPAADEKPAEEKAPEEKPAEAPEKK; encoded by the coding sequence ATGAACAAACGTCAGGTCATCATCCTCTGGATCGTCGCCGCCGTGCTGGCCGCATCGGTCGCCCTCATCAAACGCGGAAAGGAAAACGAGACCAAAAGCGCCACCAACCGCGCCGCCGGACAGACCCTGCTGGAATCCTTCCCCGCGGGCGACGTCGCCACCATCGAGATCAAGGGCGCGGACTCCTCCGTGACGCTTGCCAGGAAGGACGGCAAGTGGATCGTCCCCCAGCGTGAGGATTTCCCCGCGAAGTCGAACGGCGTGAACAGCGTCAACGACCTCCTCCGGACCGTCGCCGACCTCAAGATCGCCCAGAGCATGCAGGCGGGCCCGTCGTTCGCCGCACGTTTCGGCATGGATGAAAGCTCGAAGGACCCGAAGGAGCACGGCATCAACGTGATCTTCAAGGACTCCGCCGGAAAGGAACTGGCCAACCTCACCGTCGGCAAGAACATCGAATCCGCGGCCGGCAGCGGTGTGCCGCTGGCAGGTGGTGGATCCACCGGACGGTTCGTCCGCAACCATGCGGACGATTCCGGATTCTATGCCACCAGCGAGCTTTTTCCCAGCCTGAGCGACCAACCGAAAAGCTGGCTCGCCGCGGATGAGTTCCTCCGCATCGAGAAGATCCAGTCCATCTCCGTCACCCTGCCGGGCAAGGACGAGATCGCCTGGAAGGCCGTGCGGAACAGCGAGGACGCGGAATTCTCCCTGGATGGAGCCGCAGACAACGAAGCCATCGAGCCTGCGACCGCCAACTCGCTCAAGAGCCTGCTGGCCTACAACCGCTTCGACGACGTGGTGCCGAAGGCCGACATCGAAAAGCGCGCTGTCGCCGACCAGAAGCGCGTGGCCGTGATCAAGACCTTCGAAGGCATCACCTACACCATCACCTTCACCCCATCCAAACCGGATGAGAAACCCGCCTCCTCCAACCCGGAGGATCCATCCCCCGCCGCGCAGGACACCTTCCTGGTGAGCGTGGTCGTGGAAGCGGACATTCCCAAGGAGCGCAAGAAGGAGGAAGGCGAAAAGCCGGAGGACGCGAAGACCAAGGATGAAGCGTTCGCCACCCGGACGAAGGAACTGAACGAATCCCTCGCGCGGGTGAAGTCATTCGCCCCCTACACCTTCCAGGTGGCGAAGGCGAGTTTCGAGCAACTGCTCAAGGACCGCGCCACCCTCACAAAGCCACCCGAACCCCAGGGGCAAGGCGCACAAGCCCCGCAAGCCGGTCCACAGGGCGGCGGATTCAACCTTCCTCCCGGCATGATCGTGCCGGGGATGGGCCCCTCCAACCAAGCGGTCAGCGAGCCTGTCGAAGCGGTCACACCGCCGGTCAGCATCCCTGCGGCGGATGAGAAGCCGGCGGAGGAAAAGGCTCCCGAAGAGAAGCCCGCCGAAGCTCCTGAAAAGAAATAA
- a CDS encoding LON peptidase substrate-binding domain-containing protein gives MLLPDCTLFPHGGLPLYIFEPRYRRMLEDAMEGSCFFAVTRLIGGESPRPADCSAPVGTIGLVRASREQNDGTSHLLLHGVMRVRFLHWHSDEPYPSATIEPVLSRFQPENQAQAAMLTLRGAVEDAISDQPPLVRDGILKLVDRADSPELMTDIISQQFVHDPDLRQRLLEIDAVEQRIPLICGYLEKAREGS, from the coding sequence ATGCTGCTGCCGGACTGCACCCTGTTTCCGCACGGCGGCCTGCCGCTGTATATCTTCGAGCCGCGCTACCGGCGGATGCTGGAGGATGCCATGGAGGGGAGCTGCTTTTTCGCCGTGACCCGCCTGATCGGCGGGGAAAGCCCCCGTCCCGCGGATTGTTCCGCCCCGGTGGGGACCATCGGGCTGGTGAGGGCGTCGCGGGAGCAGAATGACGGAACCTCCCATCTCCTCCTCCACGGTGTGATGAGGGTGCGCTTCCTCCACTGGCATTCGGACGAGCCCTATCCTTCCGCCACCATCGAGCCGGTCCTTTCCCGCTTCCAGCCGGAGAACCAGGCGCAGGCGGCGATGCTGACGCTCCGCGGCGCGGTGGAGGACGCCATCAGCGACCAGCCGCCGCTGGTGCGTGACGGCATCCTGAAGCTGGTGGACCGCGCGGACAGCCCGGAACTCATGACCGACATCATCAGCCAGCAGTTCGTCCACGACCCGGACCTGCGCCAGCGCCTGCTGGAGATCGACGCCGTGGAACAGAGGATCCCGCTGATCTGTGGCTATCTGGAGAAAGCTAGAGAGGGGAGCTGA
- a CDS encoding ABC transporter permease subunit, which translates to MFTIYKRELKSYFTQPTAYAIIVIFLLFALGFTFSFGAFIAAGDASLEWPFFAWHPWLYMLLAPAVGMKLWADEQRTGTIELLGTMPISTWSAIIGKFLAPATVWLLALLLTFPIVITVNYLGDPDNGAILSGYLGSFLVCCTFIAITMLVSACTRDQVVCLIVSSAVCAIMVIVAYEPVVTELRKIAAPSVVEVLTSFGVWEHFRSLSRGLFRVQDLIWFGSLIILPLLGTGAILSAKRA; encoded by the coding sequence ATGTTCACGATCTACAAACGCGAGCTGAAAAGCTACTTCACCCAGCCCACCGCCTACGCGATCATCGTCATCTTCCTGCTGTTCGCCCTTGGCTTCACGTTCTCCTTCGGTGCGTTCATCGCCGCGGGTGACGCCTCCCTGGAGTGGCCGTTCTTCGCCTGGCACCCGTGGCTCTACATGCTGCTCGCCCCTGCGGTGGGCATGAAGCTGTGGGCGGATGAGCAGCGTACTGGCACCATCGAGCTGCTGGGCACCATGCCGATCTCCACCTGGAGCGCCATCATCGGCAAGTTCCTCGCCCCCGCGACGGTCTGGCTCCTCGCCCTGCTCCTCACCTTCCCCATCGTCATCACCGTCAACTACCTCGGTGACCCGGACAACGGGGCGATCCTCTCCGGCTACCTGGGGAGCTTCCTGGTGTGCTGCACGTTCATCGCCATCACCATGCTGGTGTCCGCCTGCACCCGGGACCAGGTCGTCTGCCTGATCGTGTCGTCCGCGGTCTGCGCCATCATGGTCATCGTCGCCTACGAGCCGGTCGTCACGGAACTCCGTAAAATCGCCGCCCCGTCCGTGGTCGAGGTGCTCACCTCCTTCGGTGTCTGGGAGCATTTCCGCTCCCTCTCCCGCGGGCTGTTCCGCGTCCAGGACCTCATCTGGTTCGGCAGCCTCATCATCCTGCCCCTGCTCGGCACCGGGGCCATCCTTTCGGCCAAGCGCGCCTGA
- a CDS encoding Gldg family protein, whose amino-acid sequence MAKTTHPVTRAALGIAALAAIAILANWLISLTPFGNKGVDFTENKILTLSEGTRGLVSELDTPVVIRYYATRNSPYMPEDLKIHMRRVDDLLKEYVSLSNGKIRVENIDPEPDTDAEDSANLDEISGQRINDENLYLGIAVACLDRTRVLPFLDPNQETMFEYELSKAISEVSTPKKPVVGVMSAFNLAGQPAMMPGQQGSPAWVVFQQLKQSYEVKYMPLNHTELDPKELKVLLVLHPAGITPEGEFAIDQYLLGGGTVIAGLDAFSVSAQMLSGNANPMMGQQGIPVSSTLPKLLPAWGVSFESVKVLADPTHATALGGNRQGLAVLSLPQSSMPQKDNVITKDLGSVVLFLPGAFNRTSGGGVSVNTLVRSSTEAGFVDAVRASQIDPTLATSLKPEGKAFDLVTHLSGKFKTAFPNGKPTAEGQEPKEEKKEGEDAKPTHLTESAQDGNVFLIADVDAFYDRFAYNVQNFGGMQMASPMNGNATMLFNIIDQAIGSKHLIGSRSRSALRRPFTVVQEMEAAFNKNVGAKITEFETKQKEAQRKLSELQAQKTQGSELYLSPEQEAEIRKLREEQVNYARMVRDQQKELRRQKDELGGRITLLNVAAMPALVVLFGFGLFLKRRSSTRAR is encoded by the coding sequence ATGGCCAAAACCACACATCCGGTTACCCGGGCGGCCCTCGGCATCGCTGCCCTCGCCGCCATCGCCATCCTCGCCAACTGGCTCATCTCCCTGACCCCATTCGGGAACAAGGGGGTGGACTTCACCGAGAACAAGATCCTCACCCTCTCCGAAGGCACCCGCGGTCTGGTGTCCGAGTTGGATACCCCCGTCGTCATCCGCTACTATGCGACGCGGAACTCCCCCTACATGCCGGAGGATCTGAAGATCCACATGCGCCGCGTGGATGATCTCCTGAAGGAGTATGTCTCCCTCTCCAATGGCAAGATCCGCGTCGAAAACATCGACCCTGAGCCTGACACGGACGCGGAGGACTCCGCCAATCTGGATGAGATCAGCGGCCAGCGCATCAACGACGAGAACCTCTACCTCGGCATCGCCGTCGCCTGCCTGGACAGGACCCGCGTGCTGCCGTTCCTCGATCCCAACCAGGAGACGATGTTCGAGTATGAGCTGTCCAAGGCCATCTCCGAAGTGAGCACGCCGAAGAAGCCGGTGGTGGGCGTGATGTCCGCCTTCAACCTGGCCGGCCAGCCCGCGATGATGCCCGGCCAGCAGGGCAGCCCCGCATGGGTCGTCTTCCAGCAGCTCAAGCAGTCCTACGAGGTGAAGTACATGCCACTGAACCACACGGAGCTGGACCCCAAGGAGCTGAAGGTCCTCCTAGTCCTCCACCCCGCCGGCATCACCCCCGAAGGTGAGTTCGCCATCGACCAGTACCTGCTCGGCGGCGGCACCGTGATCGCCGGTCTGGACGCCTTTTCCGTCTCCGCCCAGATGCTGAGTGGCAACGCAAACCCGATGATGGGCCAGCAGGGCATCCCGGTCAGCTCCACCCTGCCGAAGCTGCTCCCCGCCTGGGGCGTTTCCTTCGAGTCCGTCAAGGTTCTCGCCGACCCCACCCATGCCACCGCGCTGGGAGGCAACCGCCAGGGTCTGGCCGTGCTTTCCCTGCCTCAGTCCTCCATGCCGCAGAAGGACAACGTGATCACCAAGGACCTCGGCTCCGTGGTGCTGTTCCTTCCGGGTGCGTTCAACCGCACCAGCGGCGGCGGCGTGTCCGTCAACACCCTCGTCCGTTCCTCCACCGAAGCCGGATTCGTGGACGCGGTCCGCGCCTCCCAGATCGACCCAACGCTCGCCACCTCCCTCAAGCCGGAGGGCAAGGCATTCGACCTGGTCACCCACCTGAGCGGAAAATTCAAGACCGCCTTCCCGAACGGCAAGCCAACCGCAGAAGGGCAGGAACCGAAGGAAGAGAAGAAAGAAGGCGAGGACGCGAAACCCACCCACCTGACCGAGAGTGCGCAGGACGGCAACGTCTTCCTCATCGCGGATGTGGACGCGTTCTACGACCGCTTCGCCTACAACGTGCAGAACTTCGGCGGCATGCAGATGGCCAGCCCGATGAACGGCAACGCGACGATGCTTTTCAACATCATCGACCAGGCCATCGGCTCGAAGCACCTCATCGGCTCCCGCTCCCGTTCCGCCCTGCGCAGGCCGTTCACGGTGGTCCAGGAGATGGAGGCCGCGTTCAACAAGAACGTCGGCGCGAAGATCACCGAATTCGAGACCAAGCAGAAGGAAGCCCAGCGCAAGCTGTCCGAACTGCAGGCCCAGAAAACCCAGGGCAGCGAGCTCTACCTTTCCCCCGAGCAGGAAGCGGAGATCCGCAAGCTGCGCGAGGAGCAGGTCAACTACGCGCGGATGGTCCGCGACCAGCAGAAGGAACTGCGCCGCCAGAAAGACGAACTGGGCGGACGGATCACCCTTCTGAACGTCGCCGCCATGCCCGCCCTCGTCGTTCTTTTCGGATTCGGCCTCTTCCTGAAACGTCGTTCCTCCACCCGCGCCCGCTGA